In Desulfomonilia bacterium, a single genomic region encodes these proteins:
- the tatC gene encoding twin-arginine translocase subunit TatC: MDDPKLPITDHLSELRSRLIKSLLAIAAGFALSYGFSEKIFRFLIKPLVNAMPPGSHLIYTALPEAFVTYLKVSFFAGLILAAPVIFYQIWKFVMPGLYEKERRYVIPFVLMATFFFLLGASFAFFVVFPFGFKFLLGYASGDIYAMPKLNEYLSFTVTLLIAFGAIFELPVIIFFLAKIGIVSPQFLRKQRRYAILAIAIVAAVLTPPDPVSMMLMMVPLLVLYEFSVGVASFVWKPRSAASTGEEAGNQ, encoded by the coding sequence TTGGATGACCCGAAGCTGCCCATCACAGACCATCTCTCCGAGCTGAGATCAAGGCTTATAAAAAGTCTTCTGGCCATAGCGGCAGGGTTTGCATTGAGCTACGGCTTTTCGGAGAAGATTTTCAGATTTCTTATCAAACCTCTGGTAAACGCTATGCCGCCCGGGTCTCATCTGATTTACACCGCCCTTCCCGAGGCGTTTGTAACATACCTCAAGGTATCATTCTTTGCCGGATTGATCCTGGCGGCACCCGTTATCTTTTATCAGATATGGAAATTCGTGATGCCGGGTCTGTATGAGAAGGAACGCAGGTATGTCATACCGTTTGTGCTCATGGCCACGTTCTTTTTTCTGCTCGGGGCTTCATTCGCCTTTTTCGTGGTGTTTCCGTTCGGCTTCAAATTCCTTCTAGGATATGCATCAGGCGATATATACGCAATGCCAAAGCTGAACGAATACCTGAGCTTTACAGTAACGCTGCTGATTGCATTCGGAGCGATATTCGAGCTTCCGGTCATAATTTTCTTTCTTGCAAAGATAGGCATTGTCTCCCCTCAATTCCTCAGGAAACAGAGGAGATATGCTATACTGGCCATAGCCATTGTTGCGGCGGTTCTCACCCCGCCCGATCCTGTCAGCATGATGCTTATGATGGTACCGCTTCTGGTGCTTTATGAATTCAGCGTGGGTGTGGCGAGTTTTGTCTGGAAACCCAGGTCGGCCGCATCAACCGGAGAAGAGGCCGGAAATCAGTAA
- the tatA gene encoding twin-arginine translocase TatA/TatE family subunit produces the protein MFGIGGTELFIILLIALIVLGPNKLPDLARMLGKAMGEFQRATSDLKREIDIAGEDRNNSAKPESDDKDGKTEDSPAETASESKDVDDNIKQGAD, from the coding sequence ATGTTCGGCATAGGTGGAACGGAACTATTTATAATACTTTTGATAGCCCTTATCGTACTGGGGCCGAACAAGTTGCCCGATCTTGCCCGGATGCTCGGCAAGGCAATGGGAGAGTTCCAGCGTGCTACGAGCGACCTGAAGCGGGAAATAGACATAGCCGGAGAAGACAGGAACAATTCAGCAAAACCGGAGTCCGATGACAAGGACGGCAAGACTGAAGATTCTCCGGCTGAAACCGCATCTGAATCAAAAGATGTGGACGATAATATCAAACAGGGGGCAGACTGA
- a CDS encoding class I fructose-bisphosphate aldolase, protein MREKIAELLGKKAAKDLLEHKCIVPKGNLNLPGPDYVERSLMLSDRSPNVLRNMQSIIGHGRLGGTGYLSILPVDQGIEHSAGASFAPNPLYFDPENIVKLAIEAGCSAVASTLGVLGSVARKYAHRIPFILKINHNDLLIYPEKHDQILFANVQQAFDMGAAAIGATIYFGSEESSRQVMEISEAFAHAHELGLVTILWAYLRNNGFKKGGIDYHTAADLTGQANHLSVTIEADIVKQKQPTVNGGYTAIGFGKTSPLVYSRLTTDHPIDLTRYQVMNCYMGRMGLINSGGESKGETDLAEAVRTAVINKRAGGMGLISGRKAFQRPMKEGIELLQAIQDVYLDDGITVA, encoded by the coding sequence ATGCGTGAGAAGATAGCTGAGTTGCTTGGTAAAAAGGCTGCAAAAGACCTGCTCGAGCACAAATGCATCGTTCCAAAGGGGAACCTGAACCTTCCCGGCCCCGATTATGTCGAAAGGAGCCTGATGCTCTCGGACAGGAGCCCCAACGTGCTCAGAAACATGCAAAGCATTATCGGCCACGGAAGGCTCGGCGGCACGGGCTATCTTTCCATCCTGCCTGTGGATCAGGGCATCGAGCACAGCGCAGGCGCTTCTTTTGCGCCGAATCCTCTTTATTTCGATCCTGAGAATATCGTCAAACTTGCGATCGAAGCTGGCTGCAGCGCGGTGGCTTCAACTCTTGGCGTGCTGGGCTCAGTTGCCAGAAAGTATGCACACAGGATTCCTTTCATACTTAAAATAAATCACAACGACCTGCTGATTTATCCGGAGAAACACGACCAGATACTTTTCGCAAATGTACAGCAGGCATTCGACATGGGTGCCGCCGCCATCGGCGCAACCATCTATTTCGGCTCCGAGGAGAGTTCGAGACAGGTCATGGAAATATCCGAGGCATTCGCACATGCGCATGAGCTGGGGCTTGTCACTATTCTGTGGGCTTACCTCAGAAACAATGGTTTCAAGAAAGGAGGTATCGACTATCACACTGCGGCAGACCTTACAGGACAGGCCAACCACCTGTCGGTAACAATCGAGGCGGATATTGTAAAGCAGAAACAGCCCACAGTGAACGGCGGTTATACGGCAATCGGCTTCGGAAAGACCTCTCCTCTGGTGTATTCCAGACTGACGACAGACCACCCTATAGATCTCACACGCTATCAGGTGATGAACTGCTATATGGGCAGGATGGGACTTATTAATTCAGGCGGTGAATCAAAGGGGGAAACAGACCTTGCCGAGGCGGTAAGGACGGCTGTCATAAACAAGCGCGCCGGCGGCATGGGTCTGATCTCGGGAAGAAAGGCCTTCCAGAGGCCCATGAAAGAAGGCATTGAGCTCCTTCAGGCTATCCAGGATGTCTATCTCGATGACGGTATTACGGTTGCATAA
- the gpmA gene encoding 2,3-diphosphoglycerate-dependent phosphoglycerate mutase, producing MKLLVLLRHGESVWNNENRFTGWTDVGLSEKGITQAHEAGVLIKREGYIFDVAFTSLLKRAIDTLNIVLDECGQYWIPVVKNWRLNERHYGALQGLNKSETAEKYGENMVHHWRRGYYNRPPALGRSDSRWPGHEIRYRDVSDDDIPLTECLDDVLKRLMPLWHGDIKPCLKSGRNVLISAHGNSLRSLVKHLQNLDEDQIEDVDIPTGIPLVYELSDDLKPMDIYYLGEHDKIDAAYR from the coding sequence ATGAAATTACTGGTCCTTCTACGTCACGGGGAAAGCGTATGGAACAACGAAAACCGTTTTACGGGCTGGACGGATGTCGGCCTGTCCGAAAAAGGCATAACCCAGGCGCATGAAGCGGGAGTGTTGATAAAAAGGGAAGGTTATATTTTCGATGTTGCATTCACGTCTCTTCTTAAAAGGGCGATTGATACGCTCAACATAGTCCTCGATGAATGCGGACAATACTGGATACCTGTTGTCAAGAACTGGCGGCTTAACGAGAGGCATTACGGGGCGCTTCAAGGTCTGAATAAATCCGAAACAGCTGAAAAATACGGTGAAAATATGGTGCATCACTGGCGCAGGGGATACTACAACAGACCGCCTGCGCTTGGCAGGTCGGACAGCCGCTGGCCCGGACATGAAATTAGGTACAGGGATGTAAGCGATGATGACATTCCGCTTACCGAATGCCTCGATGACGTGCTCAAAAGGCTTATGCCTCTATGGCACGGCGATATAAAACCATGCCTGAAATCGGGAAGGAATGTCCTTATAAGCGCACATGGCAATTCGCTGCGCTCTCTTGTTAAGCATCTGCAGAACCTTGATGAGGATCAGATTGAAGACGTGGACATACCTACCGGAATTCCGCTTGTCTATGAACTGAGTGATGACCTGAAGCCCATGGACATATATTATCTAGGTGAACATGACAAGATTGATGCGGCATACAGATAA
- the lpxC gene encoding UDP-3-O-acyl-N-acetylglucosamine deacetylase yields MLRQTVADTVTIKGTGLHRGNMVCLNIKTGKNGIVFIREGVEIPARPDFVTDTRLNTMLGFKDVFISTVEHLMSALYGLGITDCEVHVDGDEMPSMDGSALPFFKAISEAGMLAIGEIDPIVIKSKLRVGDDIAYVEIEPGDFSISYSIDFPEPAIGRQTYIYSGGDYKELIAPARTFGRLKDVDMMRAMGLALGGSLENAVVVDNDTILNPEGLRYRDEFIRHKILDLLGDLWLLGRPVAGIIKASRANHRLHVEMAKAILSESSDRE; encoded by the coding sequence ATGCTCAGACAAACAGTCGCAGACACCGTAACAATTAAGGGGACCGGCCTTCACAGAGGCAATATGGTCTGTCTGAACATCAAGACCGGAAAAAACGGCATAGTTTTTATCAGGGAAGGCGTAGAAATCCCTGCAAGACCGGACTTTGTCACGGATACGAGACTCAATACAATGCTCGGCTTCAAGGATGTCTTCATTTCCACTGTGGAACATCTTATGAGTGCGCTGTATGGACTTGGAATTACCGACTGCGAAGTACATGTGGATGGCGACGAGATGCCCTCCATGGACGGATCGGCCCTGCCTTTCTTCAAGGCCATCTCTGAAGCGGGAATGCTTGCAATAGGAGAGATTGACCCCATCGTCATCAAATCAAAACTGAGGGTTGGCGATGACATCGCCTATGTTGAAATCGAACCGGGAGATTTCTCAATAAGCTATTCAATCGATTTCCCGGAACCGGCAATCGGCAGACAGACATATATATATTCCGGCGGAGATTATAAAGAACTGATCGCACCGGCGAGGACATTCGGAAGGCTTAAGGATGTTGATATGATGAGGGCAATGGGGCTTGCGCTCGGCGGGAGCCTTGAAAACGCAGTCGTCGTGGACAATGATACCATCCTCAATCCCGAGGGCCTTCGTTACAGGGACGAGTTCATAAGGCACAAGATCCTTGACCTTCTGGGCGACCTGTGGCTACTGGGAAGGCCTGTTGCGGGAATAATCAAAGCATCCAGGGCAAACCACAGACTGCACGTCGAGATGGCAAAGGCTATATTATCGGAATCATCAGACAGGGAATGA
- a CDS encoding ATP-binding protein, whose product MSKKTIEFSIAFLLMGLIVVLVWVEKHLPQFQAMPSSHVTFLALLNLNIVLLILVIFLVVRNVVKLMLERRRGMLGSKLRTKLVASFVTLTIFPAMVLFFTSVIFIDRSMEGWLSEEVKKAIAESLNVANIYYQEASVDARHYATFISEEITQRRLLREGNLDILKDLLDDRMEMFRLSAVAVFSSQGEELVKIISPKLGISTLPDPESGLVKAAMNGDSTSRIIQAGKADIIEGIVPIHSSFNPKDIVGVLAVDYYVPESLSGRLGLIDTSYNDYIESLRLKGWIKTEFIITLTSVTLLVIFSAIWYGLNLSKGLTNPIEKLVEGTQRVSKGDLGFSVDVTSDDELGILVKDFNQMVGDLKDSRTNLEQTYNELAARNMYIQTVLKNVSTGVISVDANDNISMINASAQKMLAIKIDKVIGRKWQDVMKEEHLPIVTGLSDALNNSKGSVIEREIVLSIEGRRLSLLIHASMLYDDNNEYIGVVVVFDDLTELQRMQRVAAWREVARRIAHEIKNPLTPIQLSAQRLRRRYLDKINDDPEVFDECTRLIVTQVEEMKRLVDEFSAFAKMPSSMPVPDNLNEVLTDAVALYKQAHPDIEYILETDETLTGVEIDRSQMSRAITNLLENATVALKESDVPVKTITAKTSYNRDIRFARLEIMDSGPGIPEKVKERIFEPYFSTKRTGTGLGLAIVKSIVTDHNGFIRVRDNKPNGTIITIELPVKEKA is encoded by the coding sequence ATGTCAAAAAAGACGATAGAGTTCAGCATTGCATTTCTACTGATGGGGCTCATCGTTGTCCTTGTCTGGGTGGAAAAACACCTGCCGCAATTCCAGGCAATGCCGTCAAGTCATGTAACATTCCTGGCGCTTCTCAATCTTAACATCGTCCTTTTAATCCTGGTAATCTTCCTTGTTGTAAGAAACGTCGTAAAGCTCATGCTGGAGCGGCGGAGAGGGATGCTCGGCTCAAAGCTGCGCACCAAGCTTGTTGCATCGTTTGTCACACTCACGATCTTTCCGGCAATGGTTCTGTTCTTCACCAGCGTAATCTTTATTGACAGGAGCATGGAGGGCTGGCTTTCCGAAGAGGTCAAAAAGGCTATTGCCGAATCTCTTAATGTTGCGAACATTTATTATCAGGAGGCATCGGTTGATGCCCGGCACTATGCGACATTCATATCGGAGGAGATCACGCAGAGAAGGCTCCTTCGTGAAGGTAACCTCGACATACTGAAAGACCTGCTTGACGACAGGATGGAAATGTTCCGGCTGTCCGCAGTTGCAGTTTTTTCTTCCCAGGGAGAGGAACTTGTCAAGATCATATCGCCCAAACTCGGGATTTCGACACTGCCCGACCCTGAATCAGGTCTTGTCAAGGCAGCAATGAACGGCGACAGCACCAGCAGGATCATCCAGGCGGGAAAGGCTGATATCATAGAAGGCATAGTACCGATACACTCTTCATTCAATCCGAAAGATATCGTAGGCGTTCTTGCAGTCGACTACTATGTACCGGAAAGTCTCTCGGGAAGGCTCGGGCTTATTGATACCTCATATAATGATTATATAGAAAGTCTGAGATTGAAGGGCTGGATAAAGACGGAATTCATAATAACCCTTACTTCAGTGACTCTGCTTGTTATCTTCTCTGCAATCTGGTACGGGCTGAACCTGTCAAAAGGGCTTACTAACCCTATAGAAAAGCTGGTCGAAGGCACCCAGAGGGTATCAAAAGGCGATCTCGGGTTTTCCGTCGACGTGACTTCGGATGACGAACTGGGAATACTTGTCAAGGACTTCAACCAGATGGTGGGAGACCTGAAGGATTCCAGGACAAACCTTGAGCAGACCTACAACGAGCTTGCCGCACGCAACATGTATATCCAGACAGTTCTTAAAAACGTATCAACCGGTGTCATATCGGTTGATGCAAACGATAATATATCGATGATCAATGCAAGCGCCCAGAAAATGCTTGCAATAAAAATAGACAAGGTCATCGGCCGGAAGTGGCAGGATGTCATGAAGGAAGAGCACCTCCCTATTGTGACTGGGCTGTCCGATGCCCTCAACAACAGCAAGGGATCGGTTATCGAGAGGGAAATCGTGCTGAGCATCGAGGGCAGAAGGCTCTCGCTGCTCATTCATGCCTCCATGCTTTATGACGATAATAACGAATACATTGGTGTTGTTGTCGTCTTTGACGACCTCACCGAACTTCAGCGCATGCAGCGCGTAGCGGCATGGCGCGAGGTCGCAAGAAGGATCGCACACGAGATCAAGAATCCGCTTACTCCCATACAGCTGTCGGCTCAGAGGCTGAGGCGGCGGTACCTCGACAAGATCAATGACGACCCCGAGGTCTTTGACGAATGTACTCGGCTCATCGTGACACAGGTGGAGGAGATGAAACGGCTGGTTGACGAATTCTCGGCATTTGCCAAGATGCCCTCGTCGATGCCTGTGCCGGACAACCTGAATGAAGTGCTGACTGACGCCGTTGCGCTTTATAAGCAGGCCCATCCCGATATAGAATATATTCTGGAAACCGATGAAACCCTCACCGGCGTCGAGATTGACCGTTCCCAGATGAGCAGGGCCATCACCAACCTGCTGGAAAATGCAACGGTCGCATTGAAGGAATCGGATGTCCCCGTCAAGACAATCACGGCAAAGACCTCCTACAACCGCGATATACGCTTTGCCAGACTTGAGATTATGGATTCCGGCCCCGGCATCCCGGAAAAGGTCAAGGAAAGAATATTCGAGCCGTATTTTTCCACCAAAAGAACAGGGACAGGCCTTGGACTGGCAATAGTAAAAAGCATTGTTACCGATCACAACGGATTTATCCGGGTACGCGACAATAAGCCTAACGGCACAATTATAACAATCGAACTACCCGTTAAGGAGAAGGCATGA
- a CDS encoding sigma-54 dependent transcriptional regulator codes for MKYTVLIVDDEDNIRLSLKGSLEDEGFYVMQASSGEDALKIIDKQDVDIVLLDIWMPGIDGIQTLQEIKKINPDLPVIIMTGHGSIDAAIKTTRLGALDFLEKPLDLNRIIITINNALHMKELSAENALLKKKTEKDNEMIGTSPAILKLKEEIDRAAPSDSWVLILGENGTGKELVARSLHKQSRRSNQPFVEVNCAAIPGELIESELFGHEKGSFTGATERKRGKFDLANNGTLFLDEIGDMSMNTQAKILRILQEQRFERVGGSQTIQVDVRVLTATNKNLEEEIANGNFRQDLYYRLNVIPLYVPPLRERKEDIPQLIEHFLTMYAVLNNGNKKIITEGAIKKLMQHDWPGNVRELKNILERLVIMTPGNTITADNVSPLTSKATSEFERIFDIDLLKDARNEFERIFISKKLAQCGYNISKTADMIGVERSNLHRKIKGLEIDA; via the coding sequence ATGAAATACACGGTACTCATTGTAGACGACGAAGACAATATCAGACTCTCATTAAAGGGCAGCCTCGAGGATGAGGGCTTCTATGTCATGCAGGCATCCTCAGGAGAGGACGCACTTAAAATTATTGACAAACAGGATGTGGACATTGTGCTGCTGGACATATGGATGCCCGGCATTGACGGGATACAGACGCTTCAGGAGATCAAGAAAATTAATCCCGACCTACCCGTGATTATAATGACCGGTCACGGTTCTATCGATGCCGCGATAAAGACAACCAGGCTCGGGGCGCTTGATTTTCTTGAAAAGCCGCTGGACCTGAACCGCATTATAATCACCATAAATAATGCGCTCCACATGAAGGAACTTTCAGCAGAAAACGCCCTGTTGAAGAAAAAGACAGAAAAAGACAACGAGATGATCGGGACTTCCCCCGCCATCCTCAAGCTGAAGGAGGAAATTGACAGGGCCGCGCCTTCTGATTCATGGGTTCTCATACTTGGTGAAAACGGTACCGGAAAGGAGCTCGTGGCCAGAAGTCTGCATAAACAGAGCAGGCGTAGTAATCAGCCTTTTGTCGAAGTCAACTGCGCCGCCATTCCGGGTGAACTCATAGAAAGCGAACTTTTCGGTCATGAAAAAGGCTCTTTCACAGGGGCGACAGAGCGCAAAAGAGGCAAGTTCGACCTTGCGAACAACGGAACCCTCTTCCTCGATGAGATAGGAGACATGAGCATGAACACGCAGGCCAAGATACTGCGTATTCTCCAGGAGCAGCGATTCGAGCGTGTAGGAGGCTCCCAGACCATACAGGTGGATGTAAGGGTTCTAACGGCGACAAACAAGAATCTCGAGGAAGAGATTGCAAACGGCAATTTCAGACAGGACCTCTATTACAGACTGAACGTCATCCCGCTTTATGTTCCGCCTTTAAGGGAACGCAAAGAGGACATCCCCCAGCTTATCGAACATTTTCTCACTATGTATGCCGTCCTTAACAACGGCAACAAAAAGATCATAACAGAAGGCGCCATAAAAAAGCTCATGCAGCATGACTGGCCGGGAAATGTCAGGGAGCTCAAAAACATACTCGAAAGGCTCGTCATAATGACCCCCGGTAACACCATTACGGCGGATAATGTCTCGCCACTTACATCAAAGGCCACATCCGAATTCGAGAGGATCTTTGATATTGATCTCTTAAAAGACGCAAGGAACGAGTTCGAGAGGATATTCATATCCAAAAAACTCGCACAGTGCGGTTACAACATATCAAAGACCGCAGATATGATAGGGGTTGAGCGAAGCAACCTCCATCGTAAGATCAAAGGGCTTGAAATAGATGCATGA
- a CDS encoding radical SAM protein produces the protein MHEAGAVRKDPGGRLNIALVYPNTYFVGMSNLGVHAMYRAFNDHPGIVCERFFTDYPRSVENARPISDFHIIAFSVSYELDWINAAKILKDAKIPVLASKRSGTPVVIAGGAAVSMNPEPAADMLDICFIGDGEPAPDMIHDAFIMSAGYEEFLDRLAGKPGIYIPGRPLAREFSGSTLNPIPLPAHTAVMTDSTAFSDMFLVETARGCPFSCRFCAARNIYSPFRAVRLDNLIPAFEKAKESGLKLGMVSASLNNHPQTEDMFRAINDLDLKIAPPSLRLGMITPEFISLIERSGTKGVTLAPETGSERLRKSVSKNIKNEAVLLDIEALVSAGIMDIKLYFMIGLPGENLEDIDAIIDLVKRCRQTFIKVSRGNKKIGSIQVSVNTFVPKPRTDFERMEMIDIRDAKKRLKRIEDGLRRQSNVKLGYEGPKWAYLQAVIARGDRHVLDLMIRLADVPESHWQDILKSWERNPDYYALRKRGEEEILPWDFLNKKV, from the coding sequence ATGCATGAAGCAGGTGCTGTCAGAAAAGACCCTGGCGGCAGGCTGAATATAGCCCTTGTATATCCGAATACATATTTTGTCGGCATGTCCAATCTCGGCGTTCATGCCATGTACAGGGCATTCAACGATCATCCGGGAATCGTCTGTGAACGGTTCTTTACCGATTATCCCAGATCTGTTGAAAATGCCCGGCCCATATCTGATTTTCACATAATAGCCTTTTCCGTTTCCTATGAACTCGACTGGATAAATGCAGCAAAGATACTCAAAGATGCAAAGATACCTGTCCTGGCCTCGAAACGAAGCGGCACACCGGTTGTAATAGCCGGCGGGGCCGCAGTATCAATGAATCCGGAGCCGGCAGCCGACATGCTCGATATCTGCTTTATCGGTGACGGGGAACCTGCCCCTGATATGATTCATGATGCCTTTATCATGAGTGCGGGCTATGAAGAATTCCTTGACAGGCTCGCGGGCAAACCCGGCATTTATATACCGGGCAGGCCGCTTGCCAGGGAATTCTCCGGCAGCACACTTAACCCCATCCCATTACCAGCACATACTGCAGTGATGACGGATTCCACTGCCTTCAGCGACATGTTCCTTGTCGAGACAGCCAGAGGCTGCCCGTTTTCATGCAGGTTCTGCGCTGCAAGAAATATATATTCACCGTTCAGGGCGGTCAGACTTGATAATCTTATACCGGCATTTGAAAAAGCTAAGGAATCAGGGCTTAAACTCGGAATGGTCAGCGCATCACTGAATAACCACCCCCAGACCGAGGACATGTTCAGGGCTATAAATGACCTTGATTTAAAGATTGCGCCACCGTCACTAAGGCTTGGAATGATCACGCCGGAGTTCATCAGTCTTATTGAACGCTCCGGCACAAAAGGCGTTACCCTTGCCCCTGAGACCGGCTCCGAGCGATTAAGAAAATCGGTATCGAAAAATATAAAGAACGAAGCCGTTCTCCTTGATATCGAAGCGCTTGTATCTGCAGGTATCATGGATATCAAGCTGTATTTCATGATCGGACTTCCTGGAGAGAACCTGGAAGATATCGATGCAATCATCGACCTGGTAAAACGCTGCCGACAGACTTTTATAAAAGTCTCCAGAGGCAATAAAAAGATCGGCAGCATCCAGGTCAGTGTCAACACCTTCGTTCCAAAGCCCAGAACGGATTTCGAGCGCATGGAAATGATCGACATCAGAGATGCAAAGAAGAGGCTTAAAAGGATTGAAGACGGACTCAGGCGGCAAAGCAATGTCAAGCTCGGCTATGAAGGCCCTAAATGGGCATACCTTCAGGCTGTCATCGCCCGGGGAGACAGGCATGTCCTTGATTTGATGATCAGACTTGCAGATGTCCCTGAATCACACTGGCAGGACATTTTGAAATCATGGGAAAGGAATCCCGACTATTATGCACTCAGGAAACGGGGGGAAGAAGAGATACTCCCCTGGGACTTTTTAAATAAGAAAGTCTGA
- a CDS encoding outer membrane protein transport protein, producing the protein MRKRTFNLVLITACVLFPVALTAGESNYQPFIVGLRASGMGGAVSADAEGMDACYYNPAGIADSTTGSISASANLYGVQNSKTDDSLYPEEDLKANTLATIPTGISVIYPYNDNMKLAFSVFVPMQISAKEIESFFGENKEHYYNFTNSLQVLYIGPSIGYKLTDRLNIGASAYCAYTTSSQFQNLFWKDYEFSFSSNYKYSVYAALISAGLQYRLTDILNIGLCVTSPSIWISGSGTLHESAVRNSNSDYAPVSIYEDNLKADNGIPAQIKMGLSLNVPKEYGIGMDVTYHFAHSYQWLEENGACFPPDCSNSIDRSHKAVTDIQVGGEYYIKKKYPIRAGFFTSFSSAPDADPNEINELPKIDLYGFTVSFGVETEHVITTLGAQYVFGNGEAIGYKMIGTEYLEPTVVSAYEDSLYFSLSTAYIF; encoded by the coding sequence ATGCGTAAACGGACCTTCAATCTGGTGCTTATTACAGCCTGTGTTTTATTCCCGGTAGCGCTTACAGCCGGTGAATCCAACTATCAGCCTTTCATAGTCGGACTAAGGGCATCGGGAATGGGCGGAGCGGTAAGCGCCGATGCCGAAGGGATGGATGCCTGCTATTATAATCCCGCAGGAATTGCCGATTCCACGACCGGATCAATTTCTGCAAGTGCAAACCTTTACGGCGTACAGAATTCTAAAACAGATGACAGCCTTTATCCTGAAGAGGACCTTAAAGCAAACACACTTGCCACCATTCCAACAGGCATCAGCGTCATATATCCGTATAATGACAATATGAAGCTGGCTTTTTCCGTTTTTGTACCCATGCAGATTTCCGCCAAAGAGATCGAATCATTCTTCGGAGAGAACAAGGAACACTATTACAATTTTACAAACAGCCTCCAGGTCCTTTATATAGGCCCGTCCATCGGATACAAATTAACGGATAGACTGAACATCGGCGCTTCGGCCTATTGCGCATATACAACATCGAGCCAGTTCCAGAACCTGTTCTGGAAAGACTACGAGTTCTCATTCTCAAGCAATTACAAGTATTCGGTTTATGCTGCACTCATATCTGCCGGTTTGCAATACAGGTTGACGGATATTTTAAATATAGGCCTTTGCGTGACTTCACCCTCGATATGGATTTCAGGCAGCGGCACATTGCATGAGAGCGCCGTAAGGAACTCGAACAGCGACTATGCCCCTGTCTCGATATATGAGGATAATCTGAAGGCGGACAACGGCATACCCGCACAGATAAAGATGGGCCTTTCATTGAATGTCCCGAAGGAATACGGGATCGGAATGGATGTCACATATCATTTTGCCCACAGCTATCAATGGCTAGAAGAAAATGGCGCATGTTTTCCGCCTGACTGCAGCAACAGCATAGACCGAAGTCATAAGGCGGTAACTGATATACAGGTGGGTGGTGAATATTATATAAAGAAAAAATACCCCATCCGTGCCGGTTTTTTCACAAGTTTTTCATCCGCACCTGATGCAGACCCCAACGAAATAAACGAATTGCCTAAAATTGACCTTTATGGATTTACCGTAAGTTTCGGAGTCGAGACCGAACATGTCATAACAACACTTGGCGCCCAGTATGTTTTCGGAAACGGAGAGGCTATAGGCTATAAAATGATCGGCACTGAATATCTGGAACCTACCGTGGTAAGCGCTTATGAGGACTCATTATATTTCTCTTTAAGCACGGCCTATATTTTTTAA